One segment of Clostridium botulinum DNA contains the following:
- a CDS encoding phospho-sugar mutase, whose protein sequence is MDYKEKYNSWINSESINEETKNELKAISDEKEIEDRFYKDLDFGTGGLRGVIGAGSNRMNVYSVSKATQGFANYLNENFNKPAVAIAYDSRNMSKEFAKAAALTLCANNVKVYLYESLRPTPVLSFATRELKCSGGIVVTASHNPKQYNGYKVYDEFGGQVTDDKANKIITCVNQIEDFSQIKTIDEKDALEKGLLEYVGEELDKIYMEKVKSLTIRTELVSEKANTLNVIYTPIHGSGNVPVRRVLKELGYTNVEVVKEQEAPDGNFPTASYPNPENPDVFELALKMAKNTNPDIIFGTDPDCDRIGVVVKDSKGEYKVLTGNQTGLLLTHYMLSSLKETNKLPANGVVIKTIVTTEGAKAIADDFNIEILDVLTGFKYIGEKIREFKESGEHTYLFGFEESYGYLAGDFVRDKDAVIASMLICEMCLYYKEHGKSLYDALIELYEKYGYFKETLVSLELAGKEGQEKIASCIDAMRNSNITEINNVKVVKKLDYKLSTDEDIINGTKVAINLPKSNVLKFILEDDSYFVVRPSGTEPKMKVYLSIKGNSVTDAERQISEFKENVMNLINEKLN, encoded by the coding sequence ATGGATTATAAAGAAAAATATAACTCATGGATTAATTCTGAGAGTATAAATGAAGAAACAAAGAATGAATTAAAAGCGATATCTGATGAAAAGGAAATAGAAGATAGATTTTATAAAGACTTAGACTTTGGTACAGGTGGATTAAGAGGTGTAATTGGCGCTGGAAGCAATAGAATGAATGTATATAGTGTTTCAAAAGCAACTCAAGGTTTTGCTAATTACTTAAACGAAAACTTTAATAAACCAGCAGTTGCAATTGCATATGATTCTAGAAATATGTCAAAAGAATTTGCTAAAGCAGCAGCACTTACGTTATGCGCTAACAATGTAAAAGTATACTTATATGAAAGTTTAAGACCAACACCAGTATTATCTTTTGCTACAAGAGAATTAAAATGTAGTGGTGGAATAGTTGTAACTGCTTCACATAATCCAAAGCAATATAATGGATATAAAGTTTATGATGAATTTGGAGGACAAGTTACAGATGATAAAGCTAATAAAATAATAACTTGTGTTAACCAAATTGAAGATTTTTCACAAATTAAAACTATAGATGAAAAAGATGCTTTAGAAAAAGGTTTACTTGAATATGTAGGTGAAGAATTAGATAAAATCTATATGGAAAAAGTAAAGTCTTTAACTATTAGAACTGAGTTAGTTAGTGAAAAAGCTAATACTTTAAATGTTATATATACTCCAATTCATGGATCAGGTAATGTTCCAGTTAGAAGAGTATTAAAAGAATTAGGATATACTAATGTAGAGGTTGTAAAAGAACAAGAAGCTCCAGATGGAAACTTTCCAACAGCATCTTATCCTAATCCAGAAAATCCAGATGTATTTGAATTAGCTTTAAAAATGGCTAAAAATACAAATCCAGATATAATATTTGGGACAGATCCAGATTGCGATAGAATTGGTGTTGTAGTAAAAGACAGTAAGGGTGAATATAAAGTTTTAACTGGTAACCAAACTGGATTATTATTAACTCATTATATGTTAAGTTCATTAAAAGAAACTAATAAGCTACCTGCAAATGGAGTAGTTATTAAGACAATAGTAACTACAGAAGGTGCTAAAGCAATTGCTGATGATTTTAATATTGAAATATTAGATGTATTAACTGGATTTAAGTATATAGGAGAAAAGATAAGAGAATTTAAAGAATCAGGAGAGCATACGTACTTATTTGGATTTGAAGAAAGTTATGGATATCTTGCAGGAGACTTTGTTCGTGATAAAGATGCAGTAATAGCTTCAATGCTAATATGTGAAATGTGCTTATATTATAAAGAACATGGTAAGAGTCTATATGATGCTTTAATAGAATTATATGAAAAATATGGATACTTTAAAGAAACTCTTGTATCTTTAGAATTAGCAGGAAAAGAAGGTCAAGAAAAAATTGCTTCTTGCATAGATGCTATGAGAAATAGCAATATAACTGAAATTAATAACGTAAAAGTAGTTAAAAAGTTAGATTATAAATTAAGTACAGATGAGGATATTATAAATGGTACTAAGGTAGCAATTAATTTACCAAAATCAAATGTATTAAAGTTTATACTTGAAGATGATTCTTATTTTGTAGTTAGACCATCAGGAACTGAGCCAAAGATGAAGGTTTATTTATCTATTAAGGGAAATAGCGTGACTGATGCAGAAAGACAAATATCAGAATTTAAAGAAAATGTTATGAATTTAATTAATGAAAAATTAAACTAA
- a CDS encoding DUF523 domain-containing protein yields MYIISACLCGVNCKYSGENNLNEKCAELFRKGKAILVCPEQLGGLSTPRTPVELKNSAEDILDGHGVAITKDGLDVTNQFIKGAYETLKIAKEVNATKAILKEKSPSCGVNKIYDGSFQGNKIDGMGLTAYLLQKEGIEVFSEEDIEPNNEKLIYLNEYFENKLKRKKFLNLEEDELDYDESLDLTECLDEFSDLPTRVKDNVKRLIISLAEDLMGFTEVDEISEATGLTIEEITSIKNEYEQS; encoded by the coding sequence ATGTATATTATAAGTGCATGTTTATGTGGAGTTAACTGTAAATATAGTGGGGAAAATAATTTAAATGAAAAATGTGCTGAATTATTTAGAAAAGGAAAAGCTATTTTAGTATGTCCTGAACAACTTGGAGGTCTAAGTACTCCTAGAACTCCAGTGGAATTAAAAAATTCCGCTGAGGATATATTAGATGGACATGGAGTAGCAATTACAAAAGATGGTTTAGACGTTACAAATCAATTTATAAAAGGTGCATATGAAACATTAAAGATAGCTAAAGAAGTGAATGCTACGAAGGCTATCTTAAAGGAAAAAAGTCCATCATGTGGTGTTAACAAAATATATGATGGAAGTTTTCAAGGAAACAAAATAGATGGTATGGGACTTACTGCATACTTATTGCAAAAAGAAGGAATAGAAGTATTTTCTGAAGAAGATATAGAACCTAATAATGAAAAATTAATATACTTAAATGAATATTTTGAAAACAAATTAAAAAGAAAAAAATTTTTAAATTTAGAGGAAGATGAACTTGATTATGATGAGTCATTGGACTTGACAGAATGTTTAGATGAATTTTCTGATTTACCAACTCGAGTTAAGGATAATGTAAAAAGATTAATAATATCTTTAGCAGAAGACCTTATGGGATTTACTGAAGTAGATGAAATATCAGAAGCTACAGGGTTAACAATAGAAGAAATTACAAGTATAAAGAATGAATATGAACAATCGTAA